In a single window of the Mesoplodon densirostris isolate mMesDen1 chromosome 18, mMesDen1 primary haplotype, whole genome shotgun sequence genome:
- the LOC132478363 gene encoding peptidyl-prolyl cis-trans isomerase H-like, which yields MAVANSSPVNPVVFFDVSIGGQEVGRMKIELFADVVPMTAENFRKDGVPIGYKGSTFHRVIKDFMIQGGDFVNGDGTGVASIYRGPFADENFKLRHSAPGLLSMANSGPSTNGCQFFITCSKCDWLDGKHVVFGKIIDGLLVMRKIENVPTGPNNKPKLPVVISQCGEM from the coding sequence AGCATTGGCGGCCAGGAAGTTGGCCGCATGAAGATCGAGCTCTTTGCAGACGTTGTGCCCATGACGGCCGAGAATTTTAGAAAAGATGGGGTTCCAATAGGATACAAAGGGAGCACCTTCCACAGGGTCATAAAAGATTTCATGATTCAGGGTGGAGATTTTGTTAATGGAGATGGTACTGGAGTCGCCAGTATCTACCGGGGGCCATTTGCAGATGAAAATTTTAAGCTTAGACACTCAGCtccaggcttgctttccatggcAAACAGTGGTCCCAGTACCAATGGCTGCCAGTTTTTCATCACCTGCTCTAAGTGTGATTGGCTAGATGGGAAGCACGTGGTATTTGGAAAAATCATTGATGGACTTCTGGTGATGAGAAAGATTGAGAACGTTCCCACAGGCCCCAACAATAAACCCAAGCTGCCTGTGGTGATCTCACAGTGTGGAGAGATGTAG